A stretch of Gasterosteus aculeatus chromosome 4, fGasAcu3.hap1.1, whole genome shotgun sequence DNA encodes these proteins:
- the apbb2a gene encoding amyloid beta precursor protein binding family B member 2 isoform X4, which yields MLSVGRVPLPVRRGDGARCRSIPTVYFPSAMMSVQTPPLSRSGSSPSNVGLANRSGTSATPPTSLSLRSSYNQLLGRDVIKESMESGSSATLPKSRQRYAMTSVRSAMGISDNLAMSSKNQPATRGRGLPTKSSSSSALYSSSSSSSLFNTTNPKLAKNGANMQRRAESQQQELSRANTEGKIHTDLINNPSSDWLELGKDNSQLPPFRRRTKSFFEHPGKGWDLDLSLGNKEDEEEEKKQQPSPEKEQASPAKERESQKEEKPISKQTCQEEKEEVQPVAEEEEDEKEEEEKEEEDVDPTHKLRQPLLPVVLEAPLSPTSSSSTNSPEWVPDNHNRLQNPPPAQIREELCAQVQPSPRSPAKPPRSSQPRVIKVELHPNNENQFLQQFPPSSPKLARTAERYTPTRNRAPPTVPDAGHDTGLPRVGLRMDLTPETPSEEEDSSWTTLSQETPSPQTPRETDVWGEGNLPPGWREISDSSEIYFWHIPTGTTQYHRPVASGDEHTSPSKGPDTEHDTQQGARDSLNPPNERPSSLISDSSVEPVPSPSGSSPSPSPSSSTVLDDVTFSFADLNTSTGTATEPKDYPVYPDPSLKAFEGATLRYASLKLSASAQLETVDLNNSSSHPEAMSFPVRSLGWVEMAEQDLCEGRSSLAVHHCIRQLSYCRRDIRDSAGVWGEGKGMLLVLQDRMLTLVDPDDGSLLHSQPISSIRVWGVGRDHDRDFAYVARDKNTRVLKCHVFRCDTPAAAIATSLHEICSKIMAERKSAKAAAGSSSQNGSDVPLQEFPMPKTELVQKFHVLYLGMTSVSRPIGMDIINGAIESLVSSTGKEDWTPVTLSIADTTLAVIKEKEEEEEVLVECRVRFLSFMGVGRDVHSFAFVMDTGSQHFHCHAFWCDPNAGNVSEAVQAACVLRYQKCLVARPPSQRAGSSSSPSADTVTRRVTTSVKRGVQSLIDTLKTKKQPSELPQQ from the exons CTCTATCCCGACAGTGTATTTCCCTTCAGCCATGATGTCGGTACAAACTCCTCCTCTTTCCCGCTCTGGCTCCTCCCCGTCGAACGTGGGGCTGGCCAACCGCAGCGGCACCTCTGCGACTCCTCCCACCTCGCTTAGCCTTCGATCCTCATACAACCAGTTGCTCGGGCGAGACGTCATCAAGGAGTCCATGGAAAGCGGAAGTTCGGCCACTTTGCCAAAGAGCCGTCAGAGGTACGCCATGACCAGCGTGCGGAGCGCCATGGGGATAAGTGACAACTTGGCTATGTCCTCCAAAAACCAACCTGCGACCAGAGGGAGGGGTCTACCGACcaagtcctcctccagctccgcccTCTACTCatcctcgtcatcctcctcgCTGTTTAACACAACCAACCCCAAACTGGCCAAGAATGGCGCTAACATGCAGAGACGAGCTGAGAGTCAGCAGCAGGAGCTGAGCCGGGCCAACACAGAGGGCAAAATTCACACCGATCTCATCAATAATCCCAGTTCTGACTGGCTCGAATTAGGAAAAGACAACTCGCAGCTGCCCCCGTTCCGCAGAAGGACCAAGAGCTTCTTCGAGCATCCAGGGAAGGGCTGGGATTTGGACCTGAGTTTGGGAAacaaagaggacgaggaggaggagaagaagcagcagccatCTCCAGAGAAAGAGCAGGCCAGCCCTGCTAAGGAGAGGGAGAGCCAAAAGGAGGAGAAGCCCATCAGCAAGCAGACCTGccaggaagagaaggaagaggtgCAGCCGgtggcggaggaagaggaggacgagaaggaagaggaggagaaggaagaggaggacgttGACCCCACGCATAAACTAAGGCAGCCCCTGCTACCAGTAGTGTTGGAAGCTCCCCTTTCAcccacttcttcctcttccaccaACAGCCCAGAGTGGGTCCCAGACAACCACAACCGACTCCAGAACCCTCCTCCAGCCCAGATCCGAGAGGAGCTCTGTGCCCAGGTCCAGCCAAGTCCACGCAGTCCTGCAAAACCCCCCCGGAGCTCCCAGCCCCGGGTTATCAAGGTCGAGCTGCACCCCAACAACGAGAACCAGTTCCTGCAACAGTTCCCGCCTTCTTCTCCCAAACTGGCCCGCACTGCGGAAAGGTACACCCCCACCAGGAACCGGGCTCCCCCCACCGTGCCGGATGCTGGACATGACACCGGGCTCCCTAGGGTGGGCTTAAGGATGGATCTGACTCCTGAAACTCCGTCAGAGGAGGAAGACTCCAGCTGGACCACGCTGTCCCAGGAGACACCGTCCCCTCAGACTCCAAGAGAGACAG ACGTGTGGGGTGAGGGGAACCTGCCCCCGggctggagggagatctccgatTCATCAGAGATCTATTTCTGGCACATCCCCACTGGCACCACACAGTACCACCGACCTGTTGCCTCGGGCGACGAACACACCTCCCCCAGCAAGGGCCCAGACACCGAGCACGACACACAGCAGGGAGCGCGTGACTCCCTGAACCCTCCCAACGAG cGCCCCAGCAGTCTGATATCTGACAGCTCGGTGGAGCCGGTCCCCTCGCCCTCtggttcctccccctccccctccccctcctcgtccACCGTCTTAGATGATGTCACCTTTTCTTTTGCGGATCTCAACACCAGCACCGGCACAGCCACC GAGCCGAAGGACTATCCAGTGTACCCGGATCCCAGTCTCAAGGCGTTTGAAGGTGCTACCCTCCGCTATGCCTCACTTAAGCTCAG CGCCTCGGCCCAGCTAGAGACAGTGGACCTCAACAATTCCTCCTCCCACCCAGAGGCAATG TCATTCCCAGTGCGATCTCTGGGCTGGGTGGAGATGGCTGAACAGGACCTGTGTGAGGGGAGGAGCAGCTTGGCCGTCCACCACTGCATCAGACAGCTGTCCTACTGCCGGAGGGACATACGCGACTCCGCCGGCGTCTGGGGGGAG GGTAAAGGGATGCTGCTTGTGCTTCAAGACCGCATGTTGACTCTGGTTGACCCGGACGATGGAAGCCTGCTCcactctcagccaatcagcagcaTCCGTGTGTGGGGCGTCGGCCGAGACCACGACAG GGACTTTGCTTACGTGGCGAGAGACAAGAACACGCGAGTGCTGAAGTGCCACGTGTTTCGATGTGATACTCCTGCCGCAGCCATCGCGACAAGTCTCCACGAAATCTGCTCCAAG ATTATGGCTGAAAGGAAAAGCGCCAAAGCTGCAGCTGGCAGCTCCTCCCAGAACGGCTCCGATGTGCCCCTACAag AGTTTCCCATGCCAAAGACTGAGCTGGTGCAGAAGTTTCATGTGCTGTACCTGGGTATGACATCCGTGTCTCGCCCCATAG GTATGGACATCATCAACGGGGCCATAGAAAGTCTGGTGTCCTCCACGGGCAAAGAGGACTGGACTCCTGTCACACTGAGCATCGCTGACACCACTCTGGCCGTCATCAAGGAAAAG gaggaggaggaggaggtgttggTGGAGTGTCGAGTTCGTTTCTTGTCCTTCATGGGCGTGGGGCGGGATGTGCACTCGTTTGCCTTCGTCATGGACACCGGCAGCCAGCATTTCCACTGCCATGCGTTCTGGTGCGACCCCAACGCAGGCAACGTGTCCGAGGCCGTGCAGGCAGCATGCGTG CTGCGGTACCAGAAGTGTCTGGTGGcacgccccccctcccaacgggccggctcctcctcctcgccgtctGCGGACACGGTGACCCGGCGGGTGACCACCAGCGTGAAGCGGGGAGTCCAGTCTCTCATAGACACTCTGAAAACCAAGAAACAGCCGTCTGAACTCCCCCAGCAATGA
- the apbb2a gene encoding amyloid beta precursor protein binding family B member 2 isoform X1, whose product MLSVGRVPLPVRRGDGARCRSIPTVYFPSAMMSVQTPPLSRSGSSPSNVGLANRSGTSATPPTSLSLRSSYNQLLGRDVIKESMESGSSATLPKSRQRYAMTSVRSAMGISDNLAMSSKNQPATRGRGLPTKSSSSSALYSSSSSSSLFNTTNPKLAKNGANMQRRAESQQQELSRANTEGKIHTDLINNPSSDWLELGKDNSQLPPFRRRTKSFFEHPGKGWDLDLSLGNKEDEEEEKKQQPSPEKEQASPAKERESQKEEKPISKQTCQEEKEEVQPVAEEEEDEKEEEEKEEEDVDPTHKLRQPLLPVVLEAPLSPTSSSSTNSPEWVPDNHNRLQNPPPAQIREELCAQVQPSPRSPAKPPRSSQPRVIKVELHPNNENQFLQQFPPSSPKLARTAERYTPTRNRAPPTVPDAGHDTGLPRVGLRMDLTPETPSEEEDSSWTTLSQETPSPQTPRETGLTSDVWGEGNLPPGWREISDSSEIYFWHIPTGTTQYHRPVASGDEHTSPSKGPDTEHDTQQGARDSLNPPNERPSSLISDSSVEPVPSPSGSSPSPSPSSSTVLDDVTFSFADLNTSTGTATEPKDYPVYPDPSLKAFEGATLRYASLKLSASAQLETVDLNNSSSHPEAMSFPVRSLGWVEMAEQDLCEGRSSLAVHHCIRQLSYCRRDIRDSAGVWGEGKGMLLVLQDRMLTLVDPDDGSLLHSQPISSIRVWGVGRDHDRDFAYVARDKNTRVLKCHVFRCDTPAAAIATSLHEICSKIMAERKSAKAAAGSSSQNGSDVPLQEFPMPKTELVQKFHVLYLGMTSVSRPIGMDIINGAIESLVSSTGKEDWTPVTLSIADTTLAVIKEKEEEEEVLVECRVRFLSFMGVGRDVHSFAFVMDTGSQHFHCHAFWCDPNAGNVSEAVQAACVLRYQKCLVARPPSQRAGSSSSPSADTVTRRVTTSVKRGVQSLIDTLKTKKQPSELPQQ is encoded by the exons CTCTATCCCGACAGTGTATTTCCCTTCAGCCATGATGTCGGTACAAACTCCTCCTCTTTCCCGCTCTGGCTCCTCCCCGTCGAACGTGGGGCTGGCCAACCGCAGCGGCACCTCTGCGACTCCTCCCACCTCGCTTAGCCTTCGATCCTCATACAACCAGTTGCTCGGGCGAGACGTCATCAAGGAGTCCATGGAAAGCGGAAGTTCGGCCACTTTGCCAAAGAGCCGTCAGAGGTACGCCATGACCAGCGTGCGGAGCGCCATGGGGATAAGTGACAACTTGGCTATGTCCTCCAAAAACCAACCTGCGACCAGAGGGAGGGGTCTACCGACcaagtcctcctccagctccgcccTCTACTCatcctcgtcatcctcctcgCTGTTTAACACAACCAACCCCAAACTGGCCAAGAATGGCGCTAACATGCAGAGACGAGCTGAGAGTCAGCAGCAGGAGCTGAGCCGGGCCAACACAGAGGGCAAAATTCACACCGATCTCATCAATAATCCCAGTTCTGACTGGCTCGAATTAGGAAAAGACAACTCGCAGCTGCCCCCGTTCCGCAGAAGGACCAAGAGCTTCTTCGAGCATCCAGGGAAGGGCTGGGATTTGGACCTGAGTTTGGGAAacaaagaggacgaggaggaggagaagaagcagcagccatCTCCAGAGAAAGAGCAGGCCAGCCCTGCTAAGGAGAGGGAGAGCCAAAAGGAGGAGAAGCCCATCAGCAAGCAGACCTGccaggaagagaaggaagaggtgCAGCCGgtggcggaggaagaggaggacgagaaggaagaggaggagaaggaagaggaggacgttGACCCCACGCATAAACTAAGGCAGCCCCTGCTACCAGTAGTGTTGGAAGCTCCCCTTTCAcccacttcttcctcttccaccaACAGCCCAGAGTGGGTCCCAGACAACCACAACCGACTCCAGAACCCTCCTCCAGCCCAGATCCGAGAGGAGCTCTGTGCCCAGGTCCAGCCAAGTCCACGCAGTCCTGCAAAACCCCCCCGGAGCTCCCAGCCCCGGGTTATCAAGGTCGAGCTGCACCCCAACAACGAGAACCAGTTCCTGCAACAGTTCCCGCCTTCTTCTCCCAAACTGGCCCGCACTGCGGAAAGGTACACCCCCACCAGGAACCGGGCTCCCCCCACCGTGCCGGATGCTGGACATGACACCGGGCTCCCTAGGGTGGGCTTAAGGATGGATCTGACTCCTGAAACTCCGTCAGAGGAGGAAGACTCCAGCTGGACCACGCTGTCCCAGGAGACACCGTCCCCTCAGACTCCAAGAGAGACAGGTTTgacat CAGACGTGTGGGGTGAGGGGAACCTGCCCCCGggctggagggagatctccgatTCATCAGAGATCTATTTCTGGCACATCCCCACTGGCACCACACAGTACCACCGACCTGTTGCCTCGGGCGACGAACACACCTCCCCCAGCAAGGGCCCAGACACCGAGCACGACACACAGCAGGGAGCGCGTGACTCCCTGAACCCTCCCAACGAG cGCCCCAGCAGTCTGATATCTGACAGCTCGGTGGAGCCGGTCCCCTCGCCCTCtggttcctccccctccccctccccctcctcgtccACCGTCTTAGATGATGTCACCTTTTCTTTTGCGGATCTCAACACCAGCACCGGCACAGCCACC GAGCCGAAGGACTATCCAGTGTACCCGGATCCCAGTCTCAAGGCGTTTGAAGGTGCTACCCTCCGCTATGCCTCACTTAAGCTCAG CGCCTCGGCCCAGCTAGAGACAGTGGACCTCAACAATTCCTCCTCCCACCCAGAGGCAATG TCATTCCCAGTGCGATCTCTGGGCTGGGTGGAGATGGCTGAACAGGACCTGTGTGAGGGGAGGAGCAGCTTGGCCGTCCACCACTGCATCAGACAGCTGTCCTACTGCCGGAGGGACATACGCGACTCCGCCGGCGTCTGGGGGGAG GGTAAAGGGATGCTGCTTGTGCTTCAAGACCGCATGTTGACTCTGGTTGACCCGGACGATGGAAGCCTGCTCcactctcagccaatcagcagcaTCCGTGTGTGGGGCGTCGGCCGAGACCACGACAG GGACTTTGCTTACGTGGCGAGAGACAAGAACACGCGAGTGCTGAAGTGCCACGTGTTTCGATGTGATACTCCTGCCGCAGCCATCGCGACAAGTCTCCACGAAATCTGCTCCAAG ATTATGGCTGAAAGGAAAAGCGCCAAAGCTGCAGCTGGCAGCTCCTCCCAGAACGGCTCCGATGTGCCCCTACAag AGTTTCCCATGCCAAAGACTGAGCTGGTGCAGAAGTTTCATGTGCTGTACCTGGGTATGACATCCGTGTCTCGCCCCATAG GTATGGACATCATCAACGGGGCCATAGAAAGTCTGGTGTCCTCCACGGGCAAAGAGGACTGGACTCCTGTCACACTGAGCATCGCTGACACCACTCTGGCCGTCATCAAGGAAAAG gaggaggaggaggaggtgttggTGGAGTGTCGAGTTCGTTTCTTGTCCTTCATGGGCGTGGGGCGGGATGTGCACTCGTTTGCCTTCGTCATGGACACCGGCAGCCAGCATTTCCACTGCCATGCGTTCTGGTGCGACCCCAACGCAGGCAACGTGTCCGAGGCCGTGCAGGCAGCATGCGTG CTGCGGTACCAGAAGTGTCTGGTGGcacgccccccctcccaacgggccggctcctcctcctcgccgtctGCGGACACGGTGACCCGGCGGGTGACCACCAGCGTGAAGCGGGGAGTCCAGTCTCTCATAGACACTCTGAAAACCAAGAAACAGCCGTCTGAACTCCCCCAGCAATGA
- the apbb2a gene encoding amyloid beta precursor protein binding family B member 2 isoform X3, with translation MLSVGRVPLPVRRGDGARCRSIPTVYFPSAMMSVQTPPLSRSGSSPSNVGLANRSGTSATPPTSLSLRSSYNQLLGRDVIKESMESGSSATLPKSRQRYAMTSVRSAMGISDNLAMSSKNQPATRGRGLPTKSSSSSALYSSSSSSSLFNTTNPKLAKNGANMQRRAESQQQELSRANTEGKIHTDLINNPSSDWLELGKDNSQLPPFRRRTKSFFEHPGKGWDLDLSLGNKEDEEEEKKQQPSPEKEQASPAKERESQKEEKPISKQTCQEEKEEVQPVAEEEEDEKEEEEKEEEDVDPTHKLRQPLLPVVLEAPLSPTSSSSTNSPEWVPDNHNRLQNPPPAQIREELCAQVQPSPRSPAKPPRSSQPRVIKVELHPNNENQFLQQFPPSSPKLARTAERYTPTRNRAPPTVPDAGHDTGLPRVGLRMDLTPETPSEEEDSSWTTLSQETPSPQTPRETADVWGEGNLPPGWREISDSSEIYFWHIPTGTTQYHRPVASGDEHTSPSKGPDTEHDTQQGARDSLNPPNERPSSLISDSSVEPVPSPSGSSPSPSPSSSTVLDDVTFSFADLNTSTGTATEPKDYPVYPDPSLKAFEGATLRYASLKLSASAQLETVDLNNSSSHPEAMSFPVRSLGWVEMAEQDLCEGRSSLAVHHCIRQLSYCRRDIRDSAGVWGEGKGMLLVLQDRMLTLVDPDDGSLLHSQPISSIRVWGVGRDHDRDFAYVARDKNTRVLKCHVFRCDTPAAAIATSLHEICSKIMAERKSAKAAAGSSSQNGSDVPLQEFPMPKTELVQKFHVLYLGMTSVSRPIGMDIINGAIESLVSSTGKEDWTPVTLSIADTTLAVIKEKEEEEEVLVECRVRFLSFMGVGRDVHSFAFVMDTGSQHFHCHAFWCDPNAGNVSEAVQAACVLRYQKCLVARPPSQRAGSSSSPSADTVTRRVTTSVKRGVQSLIDTLKTKKQPSELPQQ, from the exons CTCTATCCCGACAGTGTATTTCCCTTCAGCCATGATGTCGGTACAAACTCCTCCTCTTTCCCGCTCTGGCTCCTCCCCGTCGAACGTGGGGCTGGCCAACCGCAGCGGCACCTCTGCGACTCCTCCCACCTCGCTTAGCCTTCGATCCTCATACAACCAGTTGCTCGGGCGAGACGTCATCAAGGAGTCCATGGAAAGCGGAAGTTCGGCCACTTTGCCAAAGAGCCGTCAGAGGTACGCCATGACCAGCGTGCGGAGCGCCATGGGGATAAGTGACAACTTGGCTATGTCCTCCAAAAACCAACCTGCGACCAGAGGGAGGGGTCTACCGACcaagtcctcctccagctccgcccTCTACTCatcctcgtcatcctcctcgCTGTTTAACACAACCAACCCCAAACTGGCCAAGAATGGCGCTAACATGCAGAGACGAGCTGAGAGTCAGCAGCAGGAGCTGAGCCGGGCCAACACAGAGGGCAAAATTCACACCGATCTCATCAATAATCCCAGTTCTGACTGGCTCGAATTAGGAAAAGACAACTCGCAGCTGCCCCCGTTCCGCAGAAGGACCAAGAGCTTCTTCGAGCATCCAGGGAAGGGCTGGGATTTGGACCTGAGTTTGGGAAacaaagaggacgaggaggaggagaagaagcagcagccatCTCCAGAGAAAGAGCAGGCCAGCCCTGCTAAGGAGAGGGAGAGCCAAAAGGAGGAGAAGCCCATCAGCAAGCAGACCTGccaggaagagaaggaagaggtgCAGCCGgtggcggaggaagaggaggacgagaaggaagaggaggagaaggaagaggaggacgttGACCCCACGCATAAACTAAGGCAGCCCCTGCTACCAGTAGTGTTGGAAGCTCCCCTTTCAcccacttcttcctcttccaccaACAGCCCAGAGTGGGTCCCAGACAACCACAACCGACTCCAGAACCCTCCTCCAGCCCAGATCCGAGAGGAGCTCTGTGCCCAGGTCCAGCCAAGTCCACGCAGTCCTGCAAAACCCCCCCGGAGCTCCCAGCCCCGGGTTATCAAGGTCGAGCTGCACCCCAACAACGAGAACCAGTTCCTGCAACAGTTCCCGCCTTCTTCTCCCAAACTGGCCCGCACTGCGGAAAGGTACACCCCCACCAGGAACCGGGCTCCCCCCACCGTGCCGGATGCTGGACATGACACCGGGCTCCCTAGGGTGGGCTTAAGGATGGATCTGACTCCTGAAACTCCGTCAGAGGAGGAAGACTCCAGCTGGACCACGCTGTCCCAGGAGACACCGTCCCCTCAGACTCCAAGAGAGACAG CAGACGTGTGGGGTGAGGGGAACCTGCCCCCGggctggagggagatctccgatTCATCAGAGATCTATTTCTGGCACATCCCCACTGGCACCACACAGTACCACCGACCTGTTGCCTCGGGCGACGAACACACCTCCCCCAGCAAGGGCCCAGACACCGAGCACGACACACAGCAGGGAGCGCGTGACTCCCTGAACCCTCCCAACGAG cGCCCCAGCAGTCTGATATCTGACAGCTCGGTGGAGCCGGTCCCCTCGCCCTCtggttcctccccctccccctccccctcctcgtccACCGTCTTAGATGATGTCACCTTTTCTTTTGCGGATCTCAACACCAGCACCGGCACAGCCACC GAGCCGAAGGACTATCCAGTGTACCCGGATCCCAGTCTCAAGGCGTTTGAAGGTGCTACCCTCCGCTATGCCTCACTTAAGCTCAG CGCCTCGGCCCAGCTAGAGACAGTGGACCTCAACAATTCCTCCTCCCACCCAGAGGCAATG TCATTCCCAGTGCGATCTCTGGGCTGGGTGGAGATGGCTGAACAGGACCTGTGTGAGGGGAGGAGCAGCTTGGCCGTCCACCACTGCATCAGACAGCTGTCCTACTGCCGGAGGGACATACGCGACTCCGCCGGCGTCTGGGGGGAG GGTAAAGGGATGCTGCTTGTGCTTCAAGACCGCATGTTGACTCTGGTTGACCCGGACGATGGAAGCCTGCTCcactctcagccaatcagcagcaTCCGTGTGTGGGGCGTCGGCCGAGACCACGACAG GGACTTTGCTTACGTGGCGAGAGACAAGAACACGCGAGTGCTGAAGTGCCACGTGTTTCGATGTGATACTCCTGCCGCAGCCATCGCGACAAGTCTCCACGAAATCTGCTCCAAG ATTATGGCTGAAAGGAAAAGCGCCAAAGCTGCAGCTGGCAGCTCCTCCCAGAACGGCTCCGATGTGCCCCTACAag AGTTTCCCATGCCAAAGACTGAGCTGGTGCAGAAGTTTCATGTGCTGTACCTGGGTATGACATCCGTGTCTCGCCCCATAG GTATGGACATCATCAACGGGGCCATAGAAAGTCTGGTGTCCTCCACGGGCAAAGAGGACTGGACTCCTGTCACACTGAGCATCGCTGACACCACTCTGGCCGTCATCAAGGAAAAG gaggaggaggaggaggtgttggTGGAGTGTCGAGTTCGTTTCTTGTCCTTCATGGGCGTGGGGCGGGATGTGCACTCGTTTGCCTTCGTCATGGACACCGGCAGCCAGCATTTCCACTGCCATGCGTTCTGGTGCGACCCCAACGCAGGCAACGTGTCCGAGGCCGTGCAGGCAGCATGCGTG CTGCGGTACCAGAAGTGTCTGGTGGcacgccccccctcccaacgggccggctcctcctcctcgccgtctGCGGACACGGTGACCCGGCGGGTGACCACCAGCGTGAAGCGGGGAGTCCAGTCTCTCATAGACACTCTGAAAACCAAGAAACAGCCGTCTGAACTCCCCCAGCAATGA